The following are from one region of the Cryptosporangium minutisporangium genome:
- a CDS encoding DUF397 domain-containing protein — protein MSGKQHQRNDRVTDLSDAHWRKAKRSTGANTGCVEVAPNLPEVAAVRDSKRPEGGAHVVSRSAFAAFLDDVKAGRYDL, from the coding sequence ATGAGCGGCAAACAGCACCAGCGGAACGATCGAGTGACCGACCTGTCCGACGCACACTGGCGGAAAGCCAAAAGAAGCACCGGCGCCAACACGGGCTGCGTCGAAGTGGCCCCCAACCTGCCCGAAGTGGCGGCAGTACGCGACAGCAAGCGGCCCGAGGGGGGCGCTCACGTCGTCAGCCGCAGCGCGTTCGCCGCGTTCCTGGACGACGTGAAAGCGGGCCGGTACGACCTCTGA
- a CDS encoding erythromycin esterase family protein, whose product MHGDDIHALAAPLGDAGDFDPLLDRIGDARVVMLGEASHGTHDFYRWRAELTRRLIDEHGFSFVAVEGDWPDCDRIDRAVRCRPGGGDPRDALKAFDRWPTWMWANEEVSDFVIWLRDWNLRHAMADLCPTTPPEPFSGTTAPEPFSTTALEPARDEAGVPARGRRDLSVVSRPRARLSASPPGRAVHPVGFHGLDVYSLWESLAEILGYLREHDPDGVPAALAALRCLDPYARDPQRYAFATVMGSTCAPALVELLMTVRQRATAGDSSAAGDVVAAADPFRAFAARQNAEAAVGAENYYREMVGNGPDSWNVRDIHMVNTLERLLQYYGPSSKAIVWAHNTHIGDARATDMADAGMVNLGQLGRERWGADAVALVGFGCHRGEVLAGPAWGDLVEVMPVPPARAGSLEAVLQATLPEPALFVFPPGVYASGHTGARPAWIADVLPHRAIGVVYRPSRESYGNYVPTRLGDRYDAFVWLPETTALRPLEATPVGGELQTFPAGV is encoded by the coding sequence ATGCACGGGGACGACATCCATGCCCTGGCAGCGCCGCTGGGCGACGCGGGCGACTTCGACCCGCTGCTCGATCGGATCGGGGACGCCCGGGTGGTGATGCTCGGCGAGGCCAGTCACGGCACCCACGACTTCTACCGGTGGCGCGCGGAGCTGACCCGGCGACTGATCGACGAACACGGGTTCTCGTTCGTCGCCGTGGAGGGGGACTGGCCGGACTGCGACCGGATCGACCGAGCGGTGCGCTGCCGCCCGGGTGGCGGTGACCCCCGGGACGCCCTGAAGGCGTTCGACCGGTGGCCGACCTGGATGTGGGCGAACGAAGAGGTCTCCGACTTCGTGATCTGGCTGCGGGACTGGAACCTCCGCCACGCCATGGCCGATCTCTGCCCGACCACGCCGCCGGAGCCCTTCTCCGGAACGACGGCCCCGGAGCCTTTCTCGACAACGGCGCTGGAGCCCGCCCGGGACGAGGCTGGCGTCCCCGCGCGAGGCCGCCGCGACCTGTCTGTTGTCTCAAGGCCTCGCGCTCGCCTGTCAGCCTCGCCCCCTGGGCGGGCCGTGCACCCCGTGGGGTTTCATGGGTTGGATGTGTACAGCCTCTGGGAATCGCTCGCCGAGATCCTGGGCTACCTGCGCGAACACGATCCGGACGGCGTTCCGGCCGCGCTCGCCGCGTTGCGCTGTCTGGACCCGTACGCGCGGGACCCACAGCGCTACGCGTTCGCGACCGTCATGGGCTCCACCTGCGCTCCGGCCCTCGTCGAGCTGCTCATGACGGTCCGGCAACGCGCCACCGCGGGCGACTCGTCCGCGGCCGGTGACGTCGTCGCGGCCGCCGACCCGTTCCGTGCCTTCGCCGCCAGGCAGAACGCCGAAGCCGCGGTCGGAGCGGAAAATTACTACCGCGAGATGGTGGGCAACGGGCCGGACTCGTGGAACGTCCGCGACATCCATATGGTCAACACGCTCGAGCGGCTCCTCCAGTACTACGGGCCGTCTTCGAAGGCCATCGTGTGGGCGCACAACACCCACATCGGGGACGCGCGGGCCACCGACATGGCCGACGCCGGCATGGTCAACCTCGGCCAGCTCGGCCGGGAGCGCTGGGGCGCCGACGCGGTCGCACTGGTCGGCTTCGGCTGCCACCGTGGCGAGGTGCTCGCCGGCCCCGCCTGGGGCGACCTGGTCGAGGTGATGCCGGTGCCACCGGCGCGGGCCGGTTCCCTGGAGGCGGTACTGCAGGCGACGTTGCCGGAGCCCGCGCTGTTCGTGTTCCCGCCGGGCGTATACGCGTCCGGCCACACCGGTGCGCGACCGGCCTGGATCGCCGACGTCCTGCCGCACCGGGCGATCGGCGTCGTGTACCGGCCGTCGCGGGAGTCGTACGGCAACTACGTACCGACCCGACTGGGGGACCGGTACGACGCGTTCGTCTGGCTCCCGGAGACGACCGCGCTGCGGCCGCTCGAAGCGACCCCGGTCGGCGGCGAGCTGCAGACGTTCCCAGCTGGCGTCTGA
- a CDS encoding ABC-F family ATP-binding cassette domain-containing protein encodes MSATLVVKDLSAGHGDRTLFSGLDLVVAPGDVIGVVGANGAGKSTLLRLLAGLDSPETGMVRRTPVSATVGYLPQESERRPGETVRDFLDRRTGVAAAQAALDAATEALGAEAPGADDAYADAFDRWLALGGADLAERAETVADDLGLSIDLDAPMTGLSGGQAARAALASLLLSRYDVVLLDEPTNDLDLAGLDRLERFVTGLRTGTVLVSHDREFLARTVTAVVELDYAQQQINTYGGGYAAYLEEREVARRHAREAFDEYADTRAALVERGRAQRAWMEKGVKNARRKAPDNDKVGRKFRSEATEKQASKARQTERLIERLDVVEEPRKEWELRMTIATAPRAGAVVATLRGAVVRRGDFTLGPVDLQLDWADRAVLTGANGSGKSTLLGVLLGKISPDEGSAALGPGVVVGEIDQARGLFAGETTVVDVFGAAVPEQNPGEIRTLLAKFGLKAAHVHRAAGSLSPGERTRAGLALLQARGVNLLVLDEPTNHLDLPAIEQLESALATYPGTLLLVTHDRRMLETVETNRRFHADAGKVTEL; translated from the coding sequence GTGAGCGCCACGTTGGTCGTCAAGGACCTCTCCGCCGGGCACGGCGATCGAACCCTGTTCTCCGGTCTCGATCTGGTGGTCGCCCCGGGCGACGTGATCGGCGTCGTCGGGGCCAACGGCGCAGGCAAGTCGACGCTCCTGCGGCTACTGGCGGGTCTGGACAGCCCGGAGACGGGGATGGTCCGCCGTACTCCGGTCAGCGCGACCGTCGGGTATCTCCCGCAGGAGTCCGAGCGACGTCCCGGCGAGACCGTCCGGGACTTCCTCGACCGACGGACCGGCGTCGCCGCCGCCCAGGCCGCCCTGGACGCCGCCACCGAAGCGCTCGGCGCGGAGGCGCCGGGCGCCGACGACGCCTACGCCGACGCGTTCGACCGCTGGCTCGCACTGGGCGGCGCCGACCTCGCCGAGCGCGCCGAGACCGTGGCCGACGACCTGGGCCTCTCGATCGACCTGGACGCCCCGATGACCGGCCTCTCCGGCGGGCAGGCCGCCCGGGCGGCACTTGCGTCGCTGCTGCTCAGCCGGTACGACGTCGTGCTGCTCGACGAGCCGACCAACGACCTCGACCTCGCGGGCCTGGACCGGCTGGAGCGGTTCGTCACCGGCCTGCGCACCGGCACCGTGCTGGTCAGCCACGACCGCGAGTTCCTGGCGCGCACGGTGACCGCCGTGGTGGAGCTCGACTACGCCCAGCAGCAGATCAACACGTACGGCGGTGGCTACGCCGCCTACCTGGAAGAGCGCGAGGTCGCCCGGCGGCACGCCCGGGAGGCCTTCGACGAGTACGCCGATACCCGGGCGGCGCTGGTGGAGCGGGGCCGGGCTCAGCGCGCCTGGATGGAGAAGGGCGTCAAGAACGCCCGCCGGAAGGCGCCGGACAACGACAAGGTCGGGCGGAAGTTCCGCTCCGAGGCGACCGAGAAACAAGCCTCCAAGGCCCGGCAGACCGAGCGCCTGATCGAGCGGCTGGACGTCGTCGAGGAGCCCCGCAAGGAGTGGGAGCTGCGCATGACGATCGCGACGGCACCCCGGGCCGGTGCGGTGGTGGCGACCCTGCGCGGTGCGGTCGTGCGCCGCGGCGACTTCACGCTCGGCCCCGTCGACCTCCAGCTCGACTGGGCCGACCGGGCGGTACTGACCGGGGCGAACGGCTCTGGCAAGTCGACGCTGCTCGGCGTCCTACTGGGGAAGATCAGCCCCGACGAAGGGTCGGCCGCGCTCGGGCCGGGTGTGGTCGTCGGCGAGATCGACCAGGCTCGTGGTCTGTTCGCCGGGGAGACCACGGTGGTGGACGTGTTCGGGGCCGCGGTGCCGGAGCAGAATCCCGGGGAGATCCGGACCCTGCTGGCGAAGTTCGGCTTGAAGGCCGCGCACGTGCACCGGGCGGCGGGGTCGCTCTCACCGGGGGAGCGGACCCGCGCCGGGCTGGCGTTGTTGCAGGCGCGCGGGGTGAATCTGCTGGTGCTCGACGAGCCGACGAACCACCTCGACCTACCGGCGATCGAGCAACTGGAATCCGCGCTGGCGACGTACCCCGGGACGCTGCTGTTGGTGACCCACGACCGCCGGATGCTCGAGACCGTGGAGACGAACCGGCGCTTCCACGCCGACGCCGGAAAGGTCACCGAGCTCTAA
- a CDS encoding RICIN domain-containing protein, with product MRQDERGSLPVALLVTMVGVLLSTLLVNTVIAQNTNTRSQIARVAALNAAQTGLDVALAHIRAANDGKATGVLTELPCVDLSGTVAAVSAAAKASYTVEIDYYPVDPQNRSAAWLAANTIRCISGAGAFSTPAYALLRSTGTYTPNSEISTRKTIRTLRGTYAFKTSDVNISGGLVHVYKTASTTDLCFDAGSGSPAAGTPLTMRPCSAGSVAQMWAYNTNLTLSLVSSRTPTMPLGMCLDAGTPQAVGKVVYVQPCATTTQPQQQWSYNDSANFEGTSNGSTLNGYCFNVQTPNVAGSFVVLGSASGSKCQVSNSNVQSFFPEATAGAGAAGAAVSQLVNFKQFGRCLDVTGQKTDADHLISWQCKQAPNPANVAWNQKWTTPTIVDNTTGVESLVTTNKGGLYCLRSPRSTVRGQYVRIVSCSTTSTAQELRWRFFGNTGTYATSYTIVDQSGYCLSPTDPNADNPDLYSIGQQISKIVVAKCDGSTLQKWNAPPSILQATPLKDIVES from the coding sequence GTGAGACAGGACGAGCGGGGATCGCTACCGGTCGCGCTGCTGGTGACGATGGTCGGCGTGCTGCTCTCGACGTTGCTCGTCAATACCGTGATCGCGCAGAACACGAACACCCGCAGCCAGATCGCCCGGGTCGCCGCGCTCAACGCCGCCCAGACCGGCCTGGACGTCGCGCTCGCGCACATCCGCGCCGCGAACGACGGGAAAGCGACCGGGGTGCTGACCGAGCTCCCCTGCGTCGATCTCTCCGGCACCGTCGCCGCGGTGAGCGCGGCAGCGAAGGCCTCGTACACGGTGGAGATCGACTACTACCCGGTCGATCCGCAGAACCGGTCGGCGGCGTGGCTCGCCGCCAACACGATCCGCTGCATCAGCGGCGCCGGCGCGTTCAGCACGCCGGCCTACGCGCTGCTGCGGTCCACCGGCACGTACACACCGAACTCCGAAATCTCCACCCGGAAGACCATCCGGACGCTCCGGGGCACCTACGCGTTCAAGACCAGCGACGTGAACATCTCCGGCGGGCTCGTCCACGTCTACAAGACCGCCAGCACCACCGACCTGTGCTTCGACGCCGGCTCCGGCTCACCGGCCGCGGGAACACCGCTGACCATGCGGCCGTGCAGCGCCGGCAGCGTCGCACAGATGTGGGCGTACAACACGAACCTGACGCTCAGCCTGGTGTCGTCGAGGACACCGACGATGCCGCTCGGCATGTGCCTGGACGCCGGGACCCCACAGGCCGTCGGCAAAGTCGTGTACGTGCAGCCGTGTGCGACGACCACGCAGCCGCAGCAGCAGTGGAGCTACAACGACAGCGCCAACTTCGAGGGCACGTCGAACGGTTCGACGCTCAACGGCTACTGCTTCAACGTCCAGACGCCCAACGTCGCGGGCAGTTTCGTCGTGCTCGGATCCGCGTCGGGCTCGAAGTGCCAGGTGAGCAACAGCAACGTGCAGTCCTTCTTCCCGGAAGCGACCGCGGGCGCCGGCGCGGCCGGCGCGGCCGTCAGCCAGCTGGTCAACTTCAAACAGTTCGGACGCTGCCTCGACGTCACCGGTCAGAAGACGGACGCCGACCACCTCATCTCGTGGCAGTGCAAGCAGGCCCCGAACCCGGCCAACGTGGCGTGGAACCAGAAGTGGACGACACCGACGATCGTCGACAACACCACCGGAGTGGAGTCGCTGGTCACCACGAACAAGGGCGGTCTGTACTGCCTGCGCAGTCCGCGCTCGACCGTGCGAGGGCAGTACGTGCGGATCGTCAGCTGCAGCACGACGTCGACCGCCCAGGAACTGCGCTGGCGGTTCTTCGGCAACACCGGTACGTACGCGACGAGCTACACGATCGTCGACCAGTCCGGGTACTGCCTGTCGCCCACCGACCCGAACGCCGACAACCCCGACCTGTACTCCATCGGCCAGCAGATCTCGAAGATCGTCGTCGCGAAGTGCGATGGGTCGACGCTGCAGAAGTGGAACGCGCCGCCCAGCATCCTGCAGGCGACGCCGCTGAAGGACATCGTGGAGAGTTAG
- a CDS encoding putative Ig domain-containing protein: MRGRLPDVPRAGLPDGGARVGSADGEAGFSLIELMTAMTLIGVVMAALTSFFTNSVRATNVQSNTQTAIQLISDGLERVRALRGSSVTTGRDRASAEAQWSAVTADSPVHPYLSTMEQTWDDQVAPEEVAPLPLASELIELNRMRFARSWYVGRCWQPLLGGDCTAASLPNAVLFYRVVVVVTWAGTGCPDRGCSQVAATLVSAAATDPIFNTNETAQAPQVVNPGRQNGELTVPVRLEVTAIGGAPPLTWNASGLPPGLTMNSSGIVTGTPTTAGTYSVVASATDGFGLTGSAAFSWVIAALPALTNPGTITSIAGTALTFTPTLAGGTSPMTWVAAGLPPGLSIDAATGTISGAPTTVGTRSVTLTVTDTFGKAAATTFSWVVKPALSITTPADQSTLTNRPATPLQLVASGGVAPYKYSAAGVPSSVGFWQTAGLPPGLTLNATTGIITGTPTYPSEYVVKVTVTDAAGKTASTQFLWTVGPYVKWPRGDQSGGLGTVFAVPASATGGAPPYTWYATDLPDGVSYDPKTGQVNGVLAAAGRFLVTFRVTDTKGNFEQLQIVTTVTTSTGLRITTAPTARSTRVGTADSFSPGVAGGTGAKAWSATGLPTGMSINPASGTVSGTPTAAGTYLTKLTATDTASKKSHWMFVWTVT, translated from the coding sequence ATGCGCGGACGCCTTCCCGATGTTCCCCGGGCCGGCCTCCCGGACGGTGGCGCCCGGGTCGGCTCCGCCGACGGCGAAGCCGGTTTCAGCCTGATCGAGCTGATGACCGCGATGACGCTGATCGGTGTCGTGATGGCCGCTCTCACCAGCTTCTTCACCAACAGCGTCCGCGCGACGAACGTCCAGAGCAACACCCAGACGGCGATCCAGCTGATCAGCGACGGGCTGGAACGGGTCCGCGCGCTCCGGGGATCGTCGGTCACCACCGGCCGCGACCGGGCCAGCGCGGAGGCGCAGTGGTCGGCGGTCACCGCCGACTCCCCCGTCCACCCGTACTTGAGCACGATGGAGCAGACCTGGGACGACCAAGTGGCTCCGGAGGAGGTAGCCCCACTGCCTCTCGCATCGGAGCTGATCGAACTCAACCGGATGAGGTTCGCCCGCAGCTGGTACGTCGGGCGCTGCTGGCAGCCGCTACTCGGCGGCGACTGCACGGCCGCCTCGCTCCCGAACGCCGTGCTGTTCTACCGGGTGGTCGTCGTGGTCACCTGGGCCGGCACCGGCTGCCCGGACCGCGGCTGCAGCCAGGTGGCCGCGACGCTGGTCAGCGCGGCGGCGACCGACCCGATTTTCAACACCAACGAGACCGCCCAGGCGCCGCAGGTCGTCAACCCCGGGCGGCAGAACGGTGAGCTGACCGTTCCGGTGCGGCTGGAGGTCACCGCGATCGGTGGTGCGCCGCCGCTGACCTGGAACGCCTCCGGCCTGCCGCCGGGCCTGACGATGAACTCCAGCGGCATCGTGACCGGCACACCGACGACGGCCGGCACGTACTCCGTCGTGGCCAGCGCCACGGACGGATTCGGCCTGACCGGCTCGGCGGCGTTCTCCTGGGTGATCGCCGCCCTCCCCGCCCTGACCAACCCCGGCACGATCACCAGCATCGCCGGTACCGCGCTGACGTTCACGCCGACGCTGGCCGGCGGGACGTCGCCGATGACCTGGGTAGCGGCCGGGCTGCCGCCGGGCCTCTCGATCGATGCCGCCACCGGCACGATCTCCGGCGCGCCGACGACGGTCGGCACCAGGTCGGTGACGCTGACCGTCACCGACACGTTCGGGAAGGCCGCCGCCACGACCTTCTCCTGGGTGGTCAAGCCGGCGTTGAGCATCACGACGCCCGCCGACCAGTCCACGCTGACGAATCGTCCGGCCACCCCGTTGCAGCTCGTGGCCTCCGGCGGCGTCGCCCCGTACAAGTATTCGGCGGCCGGTGTGCCCAGCAGCGTGGGGTTCTGGCAGACGGCCGGTCTACCGCCCGGGCTGACGCTGAACGCGACAACCGGCATCATCACCGGCACGCCCACGTACCCCAGCGAGTACGTCGTCAAGGTGACGGTCACCGACGCGGCGGGCAAGACCGCCAGCACCCAGTTCCTCTGGACCGTCGGCCCGTACGTCAAGTGGCCGCGCGGAGACCAGTCCGGGGGCCTGGGCACAGTCTTCGCGGTGCCGGCCAGCGCGACCGGCGGCGCCCCGCCCTACACCTGGTACGCGACCGACCTGCCCGATGGCGTCTCGTACGACCCGAAGACCGGCCAGGTCAACGGGGTCCTCGCGGCGGCCGGCCGGTTCCTGGTCACGTTCCGGGTGACCGACACCAAGGGCAACTTCGAGCAGCTCCAGATCGTCACCACGGTCACCACGAGTACCGGGCTGCGGATCACGACGGCCCCGACGGCTCGCTCGACGCGGGTCGGGACGGCGGACTCGTTCTCGCCGGGCGTCGCCGGGGGGACAGGAGCCAAGGCGTGGTCGGCGACGGGCCTACCGACCGGCATGTCGATCAACCCGGCCTCCGGCACGGTCTCGGGTACCCCGACCGCGGCCGGCACGTACCTCACGAAGCTCACGGCGACCGACACGGCGAGCAAGAAGTCGCACTGGATGTTCGTCTGGACGGTGACATGA
- the pilO gene encoding type 4a pilus biogenesis protein PilO — protein MVLSQLSSRAPSGLFDAAALRGNTVRLWVAGGVVGALLLIALGGFLLIRPQNARTEELRAQTETAQASVDSLRSRLAEVRSQNSRLAEYRSEYEAARAALPTTLALSTFLRDVQSSATRAGVAVEGLIVGAPTQVNGAAGATVYALPLTITATGSASKLEGFVNQLQRVQPRAVLVSTTNAVPNESSNSLRGSVLLTLGMRAFVAPTVAGSALTTSTQTTD, from the coding sequence ATGGTCCTCAGCCAGCTGAGCAGCCGGGCGCCGAGCGGATTGTTCGACGCCGCCGCGCTCCGCGGCAATACGGTTCGGCTCTGGGTGGCCGGCGGCGTCGTGGGCGCGCTGCTGCTGATCGCGCTCGGCGGGTTCCTGCTGATCCGACCGCAGAACGCCCGGACCGAGGAGCTGCGGGCGCAGACCGAGACCGCGCAGGCGTCCGTCGACTCGCTCCGCTCCCGGCTGGCAGAGGTGCGGAGCCAGAACAGCCGCCTCGCCGAGTACCGCAGCGAGTACGAGGCCGCCCGCGCCGCGCTGCCCACCACCCTTGCGCTCTCCACGTTCCTGCGGGACGTGCAGAGTTCCGCCACCCGGGCGGGCGTCGCGGTGGAAGGCCTGATCGTCGGCGCGCCGACCCAGGTCAACGGCGCGGCCGGCGCGACGGTCTACGCGCTGCCGCTCACGATCACCGCGACCGGATCGGCGTCCAAGCTGGAGGGTTTCGTGAACCAGCTGCAGCGCGTCCAGCCGCGGGCGGTGCTGGTCAGCACCACCAACGCGGTGCCCAACGAGTCCAGCAACTCGCTGCGCGGCTCGGTGCTCCTGACGCTCGGCATGCGGGCGTTCGTGGCGCCGACGGTGGCCGGCTCCGCACTGACCACGAGCACACAGACGACGGACTGA
- a CDS encoding PilN domain-containing protein, whose protein sequence is MTTVETPTVPDGSAHRLLTLSANLLPPEVVQQRQVGRIRLIVLAALGTVLVLLAAWYALAHWQSARQEEKLAAAETEAIGLRQQMRAYSELINAQTQSTQINNQLSTLLATDVQWSTLLARLRAAAPRGLELTGVSIALTDPTTGGSSTTTASGLPSSDGKTPIGSLTINGTSTTKSAIAGYVDSLGKVSGVGNVLLAGVTDQEDGSNFTLRADLSPTLLSHHYTSESD, encoded by the coding sequence ATGACGACCGTGGAGACCCCGACGGTGCCGGACGGCTCGGCACACCGGCTGCTCACGTTGAGCGCCAACCTGCTCCCGCCCGAGGTGGTGCAGCAGCGCCAGGTCGGCCGGATCCGCCTGATCGTGCTGGCCGCCCTCGGCACCGTCCTGGTGCTTCTGGCCGCCTGGTACGCGCTGGCGCACTGGCAGTCCGCCCGACAGGAGGAGAAGCTCGCCGCGGCCGAGACCGAGGCGATCGGGCTGCGCCAGCAGATGCGCGCCTACAGCGAACTGATCAACGCCCAGACCCAGTCGACGCAGATCAACAACCAGCTGTCGACGCTGCTCGCCACCGACGTCCAGTGGTCGACGCTGCTCGCCAGGCTGCGCGCGGCCGCGCCTCGGGGGCTGGAGCTGACCGGCGTCTCGATCGCGCTCACCGACCCGACCACCGGGGGCAGCTCCACGACGACCGCGTCGGGTCTGCCCAGCAGCGACGGCAAGACCCCGATCGGCTCGCTGACGATCAACGGCACCAGCACGACGAAGTCCGCGATCGCCGGGTACGTGGACTCGCTCGGCAAGGTCTCCGGGGTCGGCAACGTCCTGCTGGCCGGCGTCACCGACCAGGAGGACGGGTCCAACTTCACGCTCCGCGCTGACCTCTCCCCCACGCTGCTGAGCCACCACTACACGTCCGAGAGCGACTGA
- the pilM gene encoding type IV pilus assembly protein PilM, whose product MAVATIIGLDIGCTSMRAVEASHGKEGPLLTNYAEVLLPPGAVQSGVIQDPKVVTLAVRQLRAAAPFKTKQVVLGVTNMQAVVREMTVANLPAKDLRASLPFQVRDLLPLPVERSVLDFLPLEEPGRGETIRGLLVAAPKEPILAAVEAVENGGLSVLRVDLASLALLRAAARLDDQVEAIVDVGTQITTVVVHSDGVPLIVRTIPRGGAEITSALATRLGVPLPEAEALKCRIGLWTEHGPEVADTVREAIRPLLNEIRGSFAYLSTAGRHSQVARLVLAGGGGQLPGLTDTLADQLGLQVEQADPLSRLRRTRRTRHDGVNTVPLAATISIGLTLGAA is encoded by the coding sequence ATGGCGGTCGCAACCATCATCGGCCTGGACATCGGCTGCACGTCGATGCGGGCGGTGGAGGCCAGCCACGGCAAGGAAGGCCCGCTGCTGACCAACTACGCCGAGGTGCTGCTCCCGCCGGGCGCCGTGCAGAGCGGCGTCATCCAGGATCCGAAGGTCGTCACGCTCGCGGTCCGGCAGTTGCGGGCCGCCGCGCCGTTCAAGACCAAGCAGGTCGTGCTCGGCGTGACCAACATGCAGGCGGTCGTCCGCGAGATGACGGTGGCGAACCTGCCGGCCAAGGACCTCCGGGCCTCGCTACCGTTTCAGGTTCGCGACTTGTTGCCGCTGCCGGTCGAACGGTCGGTGCTGGACTTCCTGCCGCTCGAGGAGCCCGGCCGCGGCGAGACGATCCGCGGCCTGCTCGTCGCCGCGCCGAAGGAGCCGATCCTCGCCGCGGTGGAGGCCGTCGAGAACGGCGGGCTCAGCGTCCTCCGCGTGGACCTCGCGTCACTGGCGCTGCTGCGCGCCGCCGCCCGCCTCGACGACCAGGTCGAGGCGATCGTCGACGTCGGTACCCAGATCACGACGGTCGTCGTGCACTCCGACGGCGTCCCGCTGATCGTCCGCACGATCCCGCGGGGCGGCGCGGAGATCACCTCGGCGCTCGCCACCCGGCTCGGCGTCCCGCTGCCGGAGGCCGAGGCGCTGAAGTGCCGGATCGGGCTGTGGACGGAGCACGGGCCGGAGGTCGCCGACACGGTGCGCGAGGCGATCCGGCCGCTGCTCAACGAGATCCGCGGATCGTTCGCCTATCTGAGCACGGCGGGGCGGCACAGCCAGGTGGCCCGGCTGGTCCTCGCCGGCGGCGGCGGCCAGCTACCCGGCCTGACCGACACCCTCGCCGACCAGCTCGGCCTCCAGGTCGAGCAGGCCGATCCGTTGTCGCGGCTGCGTCGGACCCGCCGGACGCGGCACGACGGTGTGAACACCGTTCCGCTCGCCGCGACGATCTCGATCGGCCTGACGCTGGGGGCGGCGTGA
- a CDS encoding prepilin peptidase, producing the protein MILVLAGVLGLAVGSFLNVVVHRVPRDESLLRPASHCPACEAPIRHRHNVPVVGWLVLGGRCADCRTPISVRYPLVELGTALLFVAITARFGVTWALPAYLYLAAIAVPLTLIDLDVQRLPNRIVLPSYGVGAALLLTAAALSSDWAAATRAITAMTVLYGAYWLMALAYPGGMGFGDVKLAGLLGLYLGWLGWSSVWVGTFTAFLLGGTVGVILLATRRATGKTPIPFGPSMLAGGLLAVFAAPPIANWYASVVYVAG; encoded by the coding sequence ATGATCCTGGTCCTGGCCGGAGTGCTCGGGCTGGCGGTCGGCTCGTTCCTGAACGTCGTGGTGCATCGAGTGCCACGCGACGAGTCGCTGCTCCGCCCGGCGTCGCACTGCCCTGCCTGCGAGGCGCCGATCCGCCACCGGCACAACGTGCCGGTGGTGGGGTGGCTCGTGCTCGGCGGGCGGTGCGCCGACTGCCGCACTCCGATCAGCGTCCGCTACCCGCTGGTCGAGCTCGGCACCGCGCTGCTGTTCGTCGCGATCACGGCCCGGTTCGGTGTCACGTGGGCGCTCCCCGCCTACCTGTACCTGGCCGCGATCGCGGTGCCGCTGACGCTGATCGACCTGGACGTCCAGCGTCTGCCGAACCGGATCGTCCTGCCGTCGTACGGAGTCGGAGCGGCGCTGCTGCTCACCGCCGCCGCCCTCAGCTCCGACTGGGCGGCGGCCACCCGGGCGATCACCGCGATGACCGTGCTCTACGGCGCCTACTGGCTGATGGCCCTCGCCTACCCGGGTGGCATGGGCTTCGGCGACGTCAAGCTCGCCGGTCTGCTCGGCCTCTACCTGGGCTGGCTGGGCTGGAGTTCGGTCTGGGTCGGGACGTTCACCGCGTTCCTGCTCGGCGGCACCGTCGGCGTGATCCTGCTGGCCACCCGGCGGGCCACCGGGAAGACCCCTATCCCGTTCGGACCGTCGATGCTGGCCGGTGGGCTGCTGGCGGTGTTCGCGGCCCCGCCGATCGCGAACTGGTACGCGTCCGTCGTCTACGTGGCCGGCTGA